A portion of the Corynebacterium ammoniagenes DSM 20306 genome contains these proteins:
- a CDS encoding ATP-binding cassette domain-containing protein — MDAIVTSPDFALQPGLTHGVVGPNGSGKTTLLRQIAGQHQSGRLQVFGQRPFDNRAVTDRTILMGIDNPLVDGWNISKLMRLGSARWSTWNTARAEELQQRFELPSKNYSALSRGQKSAMGIIMAVASGCELMLLDEPYLGLDVEKRQVFYDVLREEHGRTIVISTHHLNELSGHLDTVLMLNGMKHGAVAELIDGILEVTGHPENIDRLLNRLQITPLLRESTALGDRVIVDAIALGADNVFDTASALDLRASEVNLERAVLALGEEGLA, encoded by the coding sequence ATGGACGCAATCGTTACCTCCCCGGATTTCGCGCTGCAGCCCGGCTTAACTCACGGCGTGGTGGGGCCAAATGGCAGTGGTAAAACTACCTTGTTGCGCCAAATCGCTGGGCAGCACCAGTCAGGGCGCCTGCAGGTCTTTGGTCAAAGACCTTTTGATAATCGTGCCGTTACCGATCGCACCATCTTGATGGGCATTGATAATCCCCTGGTAGATGGGTGGAATATCTCCAAGCTCATGCGTCTGGGCAGTGCTCGCTGGTCAACGTGGAATACGGCACGCGCCGAGGAGCTGCAGCAGAGATTCGAGCTACCGTCCAAGAACTACTCTGCTCTATCACGGGGGCAAAAGTCCGCTATGGGCATCATCATGGCAGTAGCTTCAGGTTGTGAGCTCATGCTTCTCGATGAACCCTATCTCGGCCTGGACGTAGAAAAGCGCCAAGTCTTCTATGACGTGCTGCGTGAAGAGCACGGCCGAACCATAGTTATCTCCACCCACCACCTCAACGAATTATCCGGGCACCTCGATACCGTGCTGATGCTCAATGGCATGAAGCACGGTGCGGTAGCAGAGCTTATCGATGGAATCTTGGAGGTCACCGGCCACCCAGAAAACATTGACCGGCTGCTCAACCGATTGCAGATAACACCCCTGTTGCGGGAATCAACCGCCTTAGGTGACCGCGTCATAGTAGATGCCATTGCGCTCGGAGCAGACAACGTCTTTGATACCGCGAGTGCCCTCGACCTTCGCGCTAGCGAAGTTAACTTGGAAAGAGCAGTCCTGGCGCTCGGTGAGGAAGGACTGGCATGA
- a CDS encoding GntR family transcriptional regulator, with translation MDNSTQPLFRQIASLVEDSIVDGILTEGAQAPSTNELADFHSINPATARKGLNLLVDVGVLDKRRGIGMFVASGATDNIRERRRREFAADYVAPLVDEAVRLNYSRAALTDLIERVAESRGLYK, from the coding sequence ATGGATAACTCAACCCAACCGCTGTTTCGGCAGATTGCGTCTTTGGTGGAAGATTCGATCGTCGATGGCATCTTGACCGAAGGGGCCCAGGCGCCGTCGACGAATGAGCTCGCTGATTTCCATTCCATTAATCCTGCGACTGCCCGCAAAGGGCTGAACCTTTTAGTTGATGTGGGAGTGCTCGATAAGCGTCGCGGGATTGGCATGTTTGTTGCCAGCGGCGCGACGGACAATATCCGCGAAAGGCGCCGCAGGGAGTTCGCCGCGGATTATGTTGCACCGCTGGTGGATGAAGCGGTGAGGTTGAACTACTCCCGCGCTGCGTTGACTGACCTCATTGAAAGGGTTGCAGAAAGTCGCGGTCTTTATAAATGA
- a CDS encoding NYN domain-containing protein produces MLERTVVFVDTSYLLASFYNSWEIGARGQLEIDLPEVVATLRSMIENQIGHPVHRQNWYDGIPDTGPHRYQRALRTCDGVQLRTGQLIEWGERRTQKAVDTRLVADMVVTAMNQHFTDFVLVSGDADMIPGVSEATNNGMRVHLYGFGWDSMSSALRHACDTTTILDPREDFHDCMEIQVLEGPIAPVVPQATEEETTPSDELPARDECDEPSEVEAAFSSTPNLDTEEDASDEEQLVDAPTPHPTPGPKPGATPSATPNPTPSPTPGPVPSATPNPDPQVPETPSEPAEAPKASESPAEPDETEQQNAAEDNSSADNATTEGSEAPKPSAIPKPSMMAPRRKLRSRYVPLPEEVWSSSGFQTPFDVGQQYASWWFENAASADQRDQAHVLSGGGLPPEIDRPLLQFACETLHEYTLSEAQRVNLRDGFHSGIRGVLINITRNN; encoded by the coding sequence ATGCTTGAACGCACAGTTGTCTTTGTGGACACCTCTTATTTATTGGCCAGCTTTTACAACTCATGGGAAATTGGAGCCCGCGGACAGTTAGAAATTGATTTACCCGAGGTCGTAGCCACTTTGCGGTCTATGATCGAAAACCAGATTGGTCACCCCGTTCACCGCCAAAACTGGTATGACGGCATTCCAGATACCGGCCCTCACCGCTACCAGCGTGCCCTTCGCACCTGTGACGGCGTGCAGCTTCGCACCGGGCAATTAATTGAATGGGGTGAGCGCCGCACGCAAAAGGCCGTGGATACCCGCCTGGTCGCTGACATGGTGGTAACCGCGATGAATCAGCATTTTACGGACTTTGTGCTGGTCTCCGGCGACGCCGACATGATCCCCGGGGTCAGTGAAGCCACCAATAACGGCATGCGCGTGCACCTTTATGGCTTCGGCTGGGATTCCATGTCGTCTGCGCTGCGTCACGCTTGTGATACCACCACTATTTTAGATCCGCGCGAAGATTTCCATGACTGCATGGAAATCCAGGTACTTGAGGGCCCCATCGCGCCCGTGGTCCCACAAGCAACTGAGGAAGAGACCACACCGTCCGACGAGCTTCCCGCACGCGATGAATGCGACGAGCCGTCCGAGGTCGAAGCAGCCTTTTCTTCCACCCCAAACTTGGACACCGAAGAAGATGCCTCCGATGAAGAGCAGCTTGTCGATGCCCCCACGCCGCACCCAACTCCGGGTCCCAAGCCCGGAGCGACCCCAAGCGCTACGCCAAACCCAACGCCGAGCCCAACGCCCGGACCTGTGCCTTCGGCGACTCCGAATCCCGATCCACAGGTTCCCGAAACACCCTCTGAACCGGCAGAAGCGCCAAAAGCCTCAGAGTCTCCAGCAGAACCCGACGAGACCGAGCAGCAAAATGCCGCTGAGGACAACAGCTCTGCGGACAACGCCACGACAGAGGGTTCTGAAGCACCGAAGCCTTCGGCTATCCCTAAGCCCTCGATGATGGCGCCACGACGGAAGCTGCGCTCACGTTATGTGCCACTTCCGGAGGAAGTGTGGTCGTCTTCCGGTTTCCAAACCCCGTTTGATGTCGGGCAACAATACGCCAGCTGGTGGTTTGAAAATGCCGCATCAGCAGATCAACGCGACCAGGCACATGTCCTCTCTGGCGGTGGACTACCGCCAGAGATCGATCGCCCACTTTTGCAATTTGCCTGCGAGACCCTGCACGAATACACACTCAGCGAAGCCCAACGGGTGAATTTGCGCGACGGCTTCCACTCCGGAATCCGCGGCGTACTCATTAACATCACCCGCAATAACTAA